The following are encoded together in the Pseudomonas maumuensis genome:
- a CDS encoding DUF998 domain-containing protein yields MKTFDRLLLATGLLIPLWLLAGVGLTALAYPGYDHLQQAMSQLGAVGAPTHGFSPWVNNFPLALLFGLFAWGLARRWRHSGLARLSAGLVLLHAVGSLGTGWFPCDQGCAPLEPSFSQQMHNLSGLLMFLSLTLASVLWIWLGKRVAGSPWLGRWSLLCSVLAMITVVLMAKAAQGGELFGLYQRLNYGISVLWVAALALQSLRWRFRDGLQMAIA; encoded by the coding sequence ATGAAGACGTTTGATCGCCTGCTGCTCGCTACTGGCCTGCTCATCCCGCTCTGGCTGCTGGCGGGCGTTGGCCTGACCGCCCTGGCCTATCCCGGCTACGACCATCTGCAACAGGCCATGAGCCAGCTAGGCGCGGTCGGCGCGCCGACCCATGGCTTCTCGCCCTGGGTCAACAACTTCCCGCTGGCATTGCTCTTCGGCCTGTTCGCCTGGGGCCTGGCGCGGCGCTGGCGGCACTCAGGGCTGGCCCGGTTGAGCGCGGGCCTGGTGCTGTTGCACGCTGTCGGCAGCCTGGGCACCGGCTGGTTCCCCTGCGACCAGGGCTGCGCGCCGCTAGAGCCGTCGTTCTCGCAACAGATGCATAACCTCAGCGGCCTGCTGATGTTCCTCTCGCTGACCCTGGCCAGTGTGTTGTGGATCTGGCTGGGCAAACGCGTGGCAGGCTCCCCGTGGCTGGGAAGGTGGTCGCTGCTGTGCTCGGTGCTGGCGATGATCACCGTGGTGCTGATGGCCAAGGCCGCGCAAGGCGGTGAACTGTTCGGCCTGTACCAGCGCCTCAACTACGGTATCAGCGTGTTGTGGGTTGCCGCCCTGGCCCTGCAATCGTTGCGCTGGCGTTTCCGCGATGGCCTGCAAATGGCCATCGCCTGA
- a CDS encoding sulfite exporter TauE/SafE family protein, with translation MLYPLLGLFGLCAGVTTLLFGFGGGFFAVPLLYALLLTSHGAGTAVAEHAMQIAVATSATVMIFSSTLATWRHHRAGSLRWDLVRPLAPAIAVGALLGAWAALYVTSAWLRGLFIGYLLLSLLDAWLRPGFVRTGGQALAEMSRTGATLAGLPIGALAALLGVGGSVMTVPLMRRRGASMRTATAMANPLSLPMALAATLVYALVPSNQTDLGSGLLGLIDLRAALVMTVGAWLGMHLAAPLLGRIPDHVHARAYLALLACVLLVMLLAGN, from the coding sequence ATGCTCTACCCCCTGCTTGGCCTGTTCGGCCTGTGTGCCGGCGTCACCACCTTGCTGTTCGGCTTCGGCGGCGGGTTCTTCGCCGTGCCGCTGCTCTATGCCCTGCTGCTGACCAGCCACGGCGCCGGCACGGCCGTGGCGGAGCATGCCATGCAGATCGCCGTGGCCACCTCGGCCACGGTAATGATCTTCAGCAGCACCCTGGCCACCTGGCGCCACCACCGCGCCGGCAGCCTGCGCTGGGACCTGGTGCGGCCCCTGGCGCCGGCCATTGCCGTCGGGGCCCTGCTCGGCGCCTGGGCCGCCCTGTACGTGACCAGCGCCTGGCTGCGCGGGTTGTTCATCGGCTATCTCCTGCTCAGCCTGCTCGATGCCTGGCTGCGCCCGGGCTTCGTCCGCACCGGCGGACAGGCACTGGCTGAAATGAGCCGTACCGGCGCAACCCTGGCCGGCCTGCCCATCGGCGCGCTGGCGGCGCTACTTGGCGTCGGTGGCAGCGTGATGACCGTGCCACTGATGCGCCGCCGCGGCGCCAGCATGCGCACCGCCACCGCCATGGCCAATCCGCTGTCACTGCCCATGGCCCTGGCGGCCACGCTGGTCTATGCCCTGGTACCGAGCAACCAGACTGACCTGGGCTCCGGCCTGCTCGGGCTGATCGACCTGCGCGCCGCCCTGGTGATGACGGTCGGTGCCTGGCTGGGCATGCACCTGGCCGCGCCGTTGCTGGGGCGCATCCCCGACCACGTGCATGCCCGGGCCTACCTGGCGCTGCTGGCCTGCGTACTGTTGGTGATGCTGCTCGCCGGCAATTGA
- a CDS encoding AraC family transcriptional regulator encodes MRNVPLSQIDATPRAVLAIATDYPPDTLLPRHVHRRAQFLYGMSGLMEVLTDDGAWVIPPGSGVWIPPGKPHQVRMRGVSTRSLYIEPTAVPRPGPLCEALRVEPLLHQLLLASAEVPALHDEAGRDGLLLGLLLHELGQAERLPLFAPMPTEPRLAALCQAFLAQPLIHARAEAWARQLNCSPRTFSRRFREQTGLSFGQWRQQACLMAAVTRLATGEAVTAIALDLGYESPSAFSSLYRKVMGHTPSAARQGA; translated from the coding sequence ATGCGCAATGTTCCCCTGTCCCAGATCGATGCCACCCCCCGTGCGGTACTGGCCATCGCCACCGATTACCCGCCCGACACCCTGTTGCCCAGGCACGTCCATCGCCGGGCGCAATTTCTGTATGGGATGAGCGGGCTGATGGAGGTGCTGACCGACGATGGCGCCTGGGTCATCCCACCGGGCAGCGGCGTGTGGATTCCTCCCGGCAAGCCGCACCAGGTGCGCATGCGCGGCGTGAGTACCCGCAGCCTGTACATCGAGCCGACAGCGGTGCCTCGCCCGGGCCCGCTATGCGAGGCATTGCGCGTCGAACCGCTGCTGCACCAGCTGTTGCTGGCCAGCGCCGAAGTGCCGGCCCTGCACGACGAGGCGGGGCGCGACGGCCTGCTGCTGGGGCTGCTGCTGCACGAGCTGGGCCAGGCCGAGCGCCTGCCGCTGTTCGCGCCGATGCCAACGGAGCCACGTTTGGCGGCCCTGTGCCAGGCGTTCCTGGCGCAGCCGTTGATCCATGCCCGCGCCGAGGCCTGGGCCCGTCAACTCAACTGCAGCCCGCGCACCTTCAGCCGGCGTTTTCGCGAGCAGACCGGGCTGTCGTTCGGCCAATGGCGCCAGCAGGCCTGCCTGATGGCGGCGGTGACACGCCTGGCGACGGGCGAGGCGGTGACGGCCATCGCCCTGGACCTGGGCTACGAGAGCCCCAGCGCATTTTCCAGCCTGTACCGCAAGGTTATGGGTCACACGCCCTCGGCGGCGCGCCAGGGCGCATGA
- a CDS encoding FadR/GntR family transcriptional regulator, whose translation MTEQQVQARTRRKPRSLAQELVTVLTERIRSGQLKRGDKLPTESQIMAEEGVSRTVVREAISRLQAAGQVETRHGIGTFVLDTPSTGGFRIDPATIVTLREVLAVLELRIALEIESAGLAAERRSDEQLAGMRAALDELNEGAAHASDAVSADFQFHLRIAQASGNHYFADIINHLGTSIIPRTRLNSARLAHDDQAHYMSRLMHEHEAIYEAIARRDSEGAKMAMRMHLSNSRERLRQAHEEAEAQRG comes from the coding sequence ATGACAGAGCAGCAGGTACAGGCACGGACCCGGCGCAAGCCACGCAGTCTGGCCCAGGAACTGGTCACGGTGCTGACCGAGCGCATTCGCAGCGGCCAGCTCAAGCGCGGCGACAAGCTGCCCACCGAATCGCAGATCATGGCCGAGGAAGGGGTAAGCCGCACGGTGGTGCGTGAGGCCATCTCGCGGCTGCAGGCCGCAGGTCAGGTCGAGACCCGCCACGGTATCGGCACCTTCGTGCTGGACACCCCAAGTACCGGGGGTTTTCGTATCGACCCGGCGACCATCGTCACCCTGCGCGAGGTGCTGGCGGTGCTGGAGTTGCGCATTGCCCTGGAGATCGAGTCGGCGGGCCTCGCGGCCGAGCGTCGCAGCGACGAGCAACTGGCCGGCATGCGCGCCGCGCTGGACGAGCTCAACGAGGGCGCGGCCCATGCCTCGGATGCGGTGTCGGCGGACTTCCAGTTCCACCTGCGCATTGCCCAGGCCAGCGGCAATCACTACTTCGCCGACATCATCAATCACCTGGGCACCAGCATCATCCCGCGTACCCGGCTCAACTCGGCGCGCCTGGCCCATGACGACCAGGCGCATTACATGAGCCGGTTGATGCATGAGCACGAGGCGATCTACGAGGCTATCGCCCGGCGCGACAGCGAAGGCGCCAAGATGGCCATGCGCATGCACCTGAGCAACAGCCGCGAACGCCTGCGCCAGGCCCATGAAGAGGCCGAGGCGCAGCGGGGCTGA
- a CDS encoding aldehyde dehydrogenase (NADP(+)), with protein sequence MPEILGHNFIAGQRSALGPQRLHSLDATSGEALPYSFAQATEGEVDRAARAAADAFSAFRQLPPARRAEFLEAIAAELDELDDHFVAIVCRETALPAARIQGERGRTSGQMRLFAQVLRRGDYLGARIDLALPERQPLPRVDIRQMRIGVGPVAVFGASNFPLAFSTAGGDTAAALAAGCPVVFKAHSGHMATADLVACAILRAADRTGMPKGVFNMVFGGGVGEWLVKHPAIQAVGFTGSLKGGDALCRMAAERPQPIPVFAEMSSINPVIVLPGALAKRGEAIARELAGSVCLGAGQFCTNPGMVIGLQSPGFSQLLGELGQHLDQQAGQTLLNAGGLRSYVGGLEHLQAHAGIQHLAGQPQQGDQARAQLFKADARLLVEADPLLQEEVFGPATVAVEVADEAQLRAALLGLRGQLTATLIGEPDDLEAFAWLVPLLEEKVGRILVNGYPTGVEVCDAMVHGGPYPATSDSRGTSVGTLAIDRFLRPVCYQNYPQALLPEALRDGNPLDVRRLVNGRWSDRAI encoded by the coding sequence ATGCCCGAAATCCTCGGCCACAACTTCATCGCCGGCCAGCGCAGCGCCCTTGGCCCGCAACGCCTGCACAGCCTCGACGCCACCAGCGGTGAAGCCCTGCCCTACAGCTTCGCCCAGGCCACCGAGGGCGAAGTCGACCGTGCCGCCCGCGCCGCCGCCGACGCCTTCAGCGCGTTCCGCCAACTGCCCCCGGCCCGCCGCGCCGAGTTCCTCGAAGCCATCGCCGCCGAACTGGACGAACTCGACGACCACTTCGTCGCCATCGTCTGCCGTGAAACCGCCCTGCCCGCCGCGCGCATCCAGGGCGAGCGCGGCCGCACCAGCGGCCAGATGCGCCTGTTCGCCCAGGTGCTGCGTCGCGGCGACTACCTCGGTGCGCGCATCGACCTGGCGCTGCCCGAGCGTCAGCCGCTGCCCCGGGTGGACATCCGCCAGATGCGCATCGGGGTCGGCCCGGTGGCGGTGTTCGGTGCCAGCAACTTCCCGCTGGCCTTCTCCACCGCCGGTGGCGACACCGCCGCGGCCCTGGCCGCCGGCTGCCCGGTGGTGTTCAAGGCCCACAGCGGCCATATGGCCACCGCCGATCTGGTGGCCTGCGCCATCCTGCGCGCCGCCGACCGCACCGGCATGCCCAAGGGCGTGTTCAACATGGTGTTCGGCGGTGGTGTCGGCGAATGGCTGGTCAAGCACCCGGCCATCCAGGCCGTCGGCTTCACCGGCTCGTTGAAGGGCGGCGACGCGCTGTGTCGCATGGCCGCCGAGCGGCCGCAACCAATTCCGGTGTTCGCCGAGATGTCCAGCATCAACCCGGTGATCGTCCTGCCCGGCGCCCTGGCCAAGCGCGGCGAGGCCATCGCCCGCGAACTGGCAGGCTCGGTGTGCCTGGGCGCCGGCCAGTTCTGCACCAATCCCGGGATGGTCATCGGCTTGCAGTCCCCAGGCTTCAGCCAACTGCTGGGCGAGTTGGGCCAGCACCTGGATCAGCAGGCCGGGCAGACGTTGCTCAATGCCGGCGGCCTGCGCAGTTATGTCGGCGGCCTGGAGCATCTGCAGGCCCACGCCGGCATCCAGCATCTGGCGGGGCAGCCGCAGCAAGGCGATCAGGCCCGCGCCCAGCTGTTCAAGGCTGACGCTCGCCTGCTGGTGGAGGCCGACCCGTTGCTGCAAGAGGAAGTGTTCGGCCCGGCCACGGTAGCCGTGGAGGTCGCCGACGAGGCGCAGTTGCGCGCCGCCCTGCTTGGCCTGCGCGGCCAGCTCACCGCCACGCTGATCGGCGAGCCGGACGACCTCGAGGCCTTTGCCTGGCTGGTGCCGCTGCTCGAAGAGAAGGTCGGGCGCATCCTGGTCAATGGCTACCCGACCGGGGTCGAGGTGTGCGACGCCATGGTCCATGGCGGGCCTTACCCGGCGACCTCGGACTCCCGTGGCACTTCGGTGGGAACGCTGGCGATCGATCGCTTCCTGCGCCCGGTGTGCTACCAGAACTACCCGCAGGCTTTGCTGCCGGAGGCGTTGCGCGATGGCAACCCACTGGACGTGCGGCGCCTGGTTAATGGGCGGTGGTCCGACAGGGCGATTTGA
- the garD gene encoding galactarate dehydratase translates to MQLIEHSESPRYVRLHPDDNVVVVVNDGGLGEGARFADGLTLVEGVPQSHKVATVDIRKGEAVRRYGQVIGHALADLRQGSWVKEDQLAMPAAPELASLPRCDAVPAALPPLDGFTFEGYRNADGTVGTRNILGITTTVQCVTGVLDHAVKRIRAELLPRYPNVDDVVALTHSYGCGVAINARDAYIPIRTVRNLARNPNLGGEALVISLGCEKLQAGQVMHDGDPSVDLSEPWLYRLQDATLGFGEMIEQIMALAETRLKKLDQRRRESVPASELILGMQCGGSDAFSGITANPALGYAADLLVRAGATVLFSEVTEVRDAIYMLTSRAETPEVAEALVREMDWYDRYLQQGAADRSANTTPGNKKGGLSNIVEKALGSIVKSGSAAIQGVLGPGERVTRKGLIFCATPASDFVCGTLQLAAGMNLHVFTTGRGTPYGLAMAPVVKVCTRSELAQRWPDLIDIDAGRIASGRASIEELGWELFHYYLDVASGRRQTWAEQHGLHNDITLFNPAPIT, encoded by the coding sequence ATGCAGTTGATCGAACATTCCGAGTCGCCCCGCTACGTGCGCCTGCACCCCGACGACAACGTCGTGGTGGTGGTCAACGACGGCGGCCTGGGCGAAGGCGCGCGCTTTGCCGATGGCCTGACCCTGGTCGAGGGCGTACCGCAGAGCCACAAGGTCGCTACCGTGGACATCCGCAAGGGCGAGGCGGTGCGCCGCTATGGCCAGGTCATCGGCCATGCCCTGGCAGACCTGCGCCAGGGCAGTTGGGTCAAGGAAGATCAACTGGCGATGCCGGCCGCGCCCGAGCTTGCCAGCCTGCCACGCTGCGACGCCGTGCCCGCCGCCCTGCCGCCGCTCGACGGCTTCACCTTCGAGGGCTACCGCAACGCCGATGGCACGGTCGGCACCCGCAACATCCTCGGCATTACCACCACCGTGCAGTGCGTGACCGGCGTGCTCGACCACGCGGTCAAGCGTATCCGCGCCGAACTGCTGCCCCGCTATCCCAATGTCGACGATGTGGTCGCCCTCACCCACAGCTACGGCTGCGGCGTGGCGATCAACGCCCGCGACGCCTACATCCCGATCCGCACCGTGCGCAACCTGGCGCGCAACCCCAATCTTGGCGGCGAGGCGCTGGTCATCAGCCTGGGCTGCGAAAAGCTCCAGGCCGGCCAGGTGATGCACGACGGCGATCCGTCCGTGGACCTCAGCGAGCCGTGGCTGTACCGCCTGCAGGATGCGACGTTGGGCTTCGGCGAGATGATCGAGCAGATCATGGCCCTGGCCGAGACCCGCCTGAAAAAGCTCGACCAGCGCCGCCGCGAGAGCGTGCCGGCCAGTGAACTGATCCTCGGCATGCAGTGCGGCGGCAGCGACGCCTTCTCCGGCATCACCGCCAACCCGGCGCTGGGCTATGCCGCCGACCTGTTGGTGCGCGCAGGCGCGACGGTGCTGTTCTCGGAAGTCACCGAGGTGCGCGACGCCATCTACATGCTCACCTCCCGCGCCGAAACGCCGGAGGTCGCCGAAGCATTGGTGCGCGAAATGGACTGGTACGACCGCTACCTGCAGCAGGGCGCCGCCGATCGCAGCGCCAACACCACGCCGGGCAACAAGAAAGGCGGCTTGTCCAACATCGTCGAAAAAGCCCTGGGCTCGATCGTCAAGTCCGGCAGCGCCGCGATCCAGGGCGTGCTCGGGCCCGGCGAGCGGGTAACGCGCAAGGGCCTGATCTTCTGCGCCACCCCGGCCAGCGACTTCGTCTGCGGCACCTTGCAGCTGGCGGCCGGGATGAACCTGCATGTGTTCACCACTGGCCGCGGCACGCCCTATGGCCTGGCCATGGCGCCGGTGGTCAAGGTGTGCACCCGCAGCGAGCTGGCCCAGCGCTGGCCGGACCTCATCGACATCGACGCCGGGCGCATCGCCAGCGGCCGGGCGAGCATCGAGGAGCTGGGCTGGGAGCTGTTCCATTACTACCTGGACGTGGCCAGCGGCCGCAGGCAGACCTGGGCCGAACAGCACGGGCTGCACAACGACATCACCCTGTTCAACCCGGCGCCCATCACCTGA
- a CDS encoding MFS transporter, translated as MQATQKTHVRYLILLMLFLVTTINYADRATIAIAGSSLQKDLGIDAVTLGYIFSAFGWAYVAGQIPGGWLLDRFGSKNVYAFSIFTWSLFTLLQGFVGGLPVAWAVVTLFTLRFLVGFAEAPSFPGNARIVAAWFPTQERGTASAIFNSAQYFATALFAPIMGWIVFTFGWEHVFVVMGALGIVFSAVWMKTIYNPRQHPRIGQAELEHIEQNGGLVDMDQKRGGDGPKWGYIKQLLTSRMLLGVYLGQYCINAITYFFLTWFPVYLVQERGMTILKAGFIASLPAVCGFIGGVLGGVLSDWLLRRGNSLTFSRKLPIVCGLLLSTTMVFCNYVEAEWMVVGFMTLAFFGKGIGALGWAVVADTSPKQIAGLSGGLFNTFGNIASITTPIVIGYIISATGSFKWALVYVGANALVAVFSYLVIVGPIKRIELKEPPKCEPAPDAELARQ; from the coding sequence ATGCAAGCGACGCAAAAGACGCATGTACGCTACCTGATCCTGTTGATGCTGTTCCTGGTGACCACCATCAACTACGCCGACCGCGCCACCATCGCCATCGCCGGCTCCAGCCTGCAGAAAGACCTGGGCATCGACGCGGTCACCCTCGGCTATATCTTCTCCGCCTTCGGCTGGGCCTACGTGGCCGGGCAGATCCCCGGCGGCTGGCTGCTCGACCGCTTCGGCTCGAAGAACGTCTACGCCTTCAGCATCTTCACCTGGTCGCTGTTCACCCTGCTGCAGGGCTTCGTCGGCGGGCTGCCGGTGGCCTGGGCGGTGGTCACGCTGTTCACCCTGCGCTTCCTGGTGGGCTTTGCCGAAGCGCCGTCGTTCCCCGGCAACGCGCGGATCGTCGCGGCCTGGTTCCCCACCCAGGAGCGCGGCACCGCCTCGGCGATCTTCAACTCGGCGCAGTACTTCGCCACCGCGCTGTTCGCCCCGATCATGGGCTGGATCGTCTTCACCTTCGGCTGGGAACATGTATTCGTGGTCATGGGCGCGCTGGGTATCGTGTTCTCGGCGGTGTGGATGAAGACCATCTACAACCCGCGCCAGCACCCACGCATAGGCCAGGCCGAACTCGAGCATATCGAACAGAACGGCGGCCTGGTGGACATGGACCAGAAACGCGGCGGCGACGGCCCGAAATGGGGCTACATCAAGCAGCTGCTGACCAGTCGCATGCTGCTGGGCGTCTACCTCGGCCAGTACTGCATCAACGCCATCACCTACTTCTTCCTTACCTGGTTCCCGGTGTACCTGGTGCAGGAGCGCGGCATGACCATCCTCAAGGCCGGCTTCATCGCCTCGCTGCCGGCGGTATGCGGCTTCATCGGCGGGGTGCTGGGCGGGGTGCTGTCGGATTGGCTGCTGCGCCGCGGCAACTCGCTGACCTTCTCGCGCAAGCTGCCGATCGTCTGCGGCCTGCTGCTGTCGACCACCATGGTGTTCTGCAACTACGTCGAGGCCGAGTGGATGGTGGTCGGCTTCATGACCCTGGCGTTCTTCGGCAAGGGCATCGGCGCCTTGGGCTGGGCGGTGGTCGCCGACACCTCGCCCAAGCAGATCGCCGGCCTGTCGGGCGGGCTGTTCAACACCTTCGGCAACATCGCCTCGATCACCACGCCGATCGTCATCGGCTACATCATCAGCGCCACCGGTTCGTTCAAATGGGCCCTGGTATATGTGGGCGCCAACGCCCTGGTGGCGGTGTTCAGCTACCTGGTGATCGTCGGCCCGATCAAGCGCATCGAGCTCAAGGAACCGCCCAAGTGCGAACCTGCGCCAGACGCCGAACTGGCCCGCCAGTAA
- the kdgD gene encoding 5-dehydro-4-deoxyglucarate dehydratase has product MNPQELQSILSHGLLSFPVTDFDAAGDFNPAGYVKRLEWLAPYGASALFAAGGTGEFFSLAASEYSQVIKTAVDTCATSVPILAGVGGSTRQAIEYAKEAERLGAKGLLLLPHYLTEASQDGVAAHVEAVCKAVNIGVVVYNRNVCRLNADLLERLAERCPNLIGYKDGLGDIELMVSIRRRLGDRFSYLGGLPTAEVYAAAYKALGVPVYSSAVFNFVPKTAMDFYHAIARDDHATVAKLIDDFFLPYLDIRNRKAGYAVSIVKAGAKLAGYDAGPVRTPLTDLTAQEYEMLAALMDKMGPQ; this is encoded by the coding sequence ATGAATCCACAAGAACTGCAATCCATCCTCTCCCACGGCCTGCTGTCGTTCCCCGTCACCGACTTCGACGCGGCCGGCGACTTCAACCCCGCAGGCTATGTCAAACGCCTGGAATGGCTCGCCCCGTATGGCGCCAGCGCGCTGTTCGCCGCCGGTGGCACCGGCGAGTTCTTCTCCCTGGCTGCCAGCGAGTACAGCCAGGTGATCAAGACCGCCGTCGACACCTGCGCCACCTCGGTACCGATCCTCGCCGGTGTCGGCGGCTCGACCCGCCAGGCCATCGAATACGCCAAAGAGGCTGAACGCCTGGGTGCCAAAGGCCTGCTGCTGCTGCCCCACTACCTCACCGAAGCCAGCCAGGACGGCGTCGCCGCCCATGTCGAGGCGGTGTGCAAGGCGGTGAACATCGGCGTGGTGGTCTACAACCGCAACGTCTGCCGGCTGAACGCCGACCTGCTGGAACGCCTGGCCGAGCGCTGCCCGAACCTGATCGGCTACAAGGACGGCCTGGGCGACATCGAGCTGATGGTGTCGATTCGTCGCCGCCTGGGCGATCGTTTCAGCTACCTGGGTGGCCTGCCCACCGCCGAGGTGTATGCTGCGGCGTACAAGGCGCTCGGAGTGCCGGTGTATTCGTCGGCGGTGTTCAATTTCGTGCCCAAGACCGCGATGGACTTCTACCACGCCATCGCCCGCGACGATCACGCCACCGTGGCCAAGCTGATCGACGACTTCTTCCTGCCGTACCTGGACATCCGCAACCGCAAGGCCGGTTACGCCGTGAGCATCGTCAAGGCCGGGGCGAAGCTTGCCGGTTATGACGCGGGCCCCGTGCGCACGCCGCTGACCGACCTCACCGCGCAGGAGTACGAGATGCTCGCCGCGCTGATGGACAAGATGGGCCCGCAATAA
- a CDS encoding gamma-glutamyl-gamma-aminobutyrate hydrolase family protein, translating to MSNSNIGNKQPSLRKPVVLMTMGSQERKGHDYQVMTHKYISPLVEFAGCVPVLVPTCCGVEDLETYLDMADGVYLTGAGSNIDPALYGQDNQTPGKGQDKDRDLFDIPLVKAAIKRGLPIFGICRGMQEINVALGGDIYQKVYAEPGFNDHRENPEDPVEVQYAQVHGVKIKPGSWLRDTLGSDEIRVNSLHGQGLRNLGAGIEPIAHAEDGLVEAIHAPSISPFLFAVQWHPEWQAAKNPDSIKMFQAFGDACRAQVRKSQVKRNQAA from the coding sequence ATGTCCAACAGCAACATTGGCAACAAGCAACCTTCCCTGCGCAAACCCGTCGTCCTGATGACCATGGGCAGCCAAGAGCGCAAAGGCCATGACTATCAGGTCATGACCCACAAATACATCTCCCCGCTGGTCGAGTTCGCCGGTTGTGTCCCGGTCCTGGTGCCCACCTGCTGCGGCGTCGAAGACCTCGAGACCTACCTGGACATGGCCGACGGCGTATACCTGACCGGTGCCGGCAGCAACATCGACCCGGCCCTCTACGGCCAGGACAACCAGACGCCCGGCAAGGGCCAGGACAAGGACCGCGACCTGTTCGACATCCCGCTGGTCAAGGCGGCGATCAAGCGTGGCCTGCCGATCTTCGGCATCTGCCGTGGCATGCAGGAAATCAACGTGGCCCTTGGTGGCGACATCTACCAGAAGGTCTACGCCGAGCCAGGCTTCAACGACCACCGGGAAAACCCGGAAGATCCGGTCGAGGTCCAGTACGCCCAAGTGCATGGCGTGAAGATCAAGCCGGGCAGCTGGCTGCGTGACACCCTTGGCAGCGACGAAATTCGCGTCAACTCGCTGCACGGCCAGGGCCTGCGCAACCTGGGCGCCGGCATCGAGCCGATCGCCCATGCCGAGGATGGCCTGGTCGAGGCGATCCACGCCCCGAGCATCTCGCCCTTCCTGTTCGCGGTGCAGTGGCACCCGGAGTGGCAGGCGGCGAAGAACCCCGACTCGATCAAGATGTTCCAGGCCTTCGGCGACGCCTGCCGCGCCCAGGTCCGCAAGTCCCAGGTCAAGCGCAACCAGGCCGCCTGA
- a CDS encoding HAD family hydrolase, translating into MLTALLFDLDGTLTDTDTLHLQAFRKLLHDHDGRELTQEQFNTQVSGRSNGLLFAELFPQADAVHRQALAERKEALFRDLSPSLTPMPGLLRLLAHAERHGIGMCVVTNAPRLNAEHMLGAMGLGERFAHVLVADELARPKPDPLPYLTGLQCLQAEAGQALAFEDSLPGVKAAVDAGIFTVGLATTQPAERLLEAGAQLVIEDYDDPRLWGLIARMQATA; encoded by the coding sequence ATGCTGACCGCCCTGCTGTTCGACCTCGATGGAACCCTCACCGACACCGACACCCTGCACTTGCAAGCCTTCCGCAAGCTGCTGCACGACCACGACGGCCGAGAGCTCACCCAGGAGCAGTTCAACACCCAGGTCAGCGGCCGCTCCAACGGCCTGCTGTTCGCCGAGCTGTTCCCTCAGGCCGATGCCGTCCACCGCCAGGCCCTGGCCGAACGCAAGGAGGCGTTGTTCCGCGACCTGTCGCCAAGCCTGACGCCAATGCCCGGCCTGCTGCGCCTGCTGGCACATGCCGAGCGGCACGGCATCGGCATGTGCGTGGTGACCAACGCGCCGCGCCTGAACGCCGAGCACATGCTCGGGGCCATGGGCCTGGGCGAGCGTTTCGCCCATGTCCTGGTCGCCGATGAACTGGCACGGCCCAAGCCAGATCCACTGCCCTACCTCACCGGGCTGCAGTGCCTGCAGGCCGAGGCTGGGCAGGCGCTGGCATTCGAGGACTCGCTGCCAGGCGTCAAGGCGGCGGTCGATGCGGGCATCTTCACCGTGGGCCTGGCCACTACCCAGCCGGCCGAACGGCTGCTGGAGGCCGGGGCGCAGTTGGTGATCGAGGATTATGACGATCCGCGCCTGTGGGGCCTTATCGCGCGGATGCAAGCCACTGCCTGA
- a CDS encoding acyl-CoA thioesterase, whose product MPFTTPRKILFGDCDPAGIVYTPRISYFVIEAIHEFLSHRLGGEGLRKLFAMGVMPPARALSIEFLAPMAWDDLIHVQVSSGPLGSTSFSFAVEARGAGGEVCFRASMTQVCVCPESKQPVALPDALREALRND is encoded by the coding sequence ATGCCGTTCACCACCCCCCGCAAGATCCTGTTTGGCGATTGCGACCCTGCCGGGATCGTCTATACACCACGCATCAGTTACTTCGTCATCGAGGCGATCCACGAGTTTCTCTCCCATCGACTGGGCGGCGAAGGTCTGCGCAAGCTGTTCGCAATGGGGGTCATGCCGCCGGCGCGAGCATTGTCCATCGAGTTCCTCGCGCCGATGGCCTGGGATGATCTGATCCATGTGCAAGTCAGCAGCGGGCCGCTGGGGAGCACGTCGTTCAGTTTCGCCGTGGAGGCGCGCGGCGCCGGCGGCGAGGTGTGTTTCCGCGCCAGCATGACCCAGGTATGCGTCTGCCCCGAGAGCAAACAACCGGTTGCGCTACCCGATGCGCTGCGCGAGGCACTGCGCAACGACTAA